A window from Salminus brasiliensis chromosome 7, fSalBra1.hap2, whole genome shotgun sequence encodes these proteins:
- the LOC140559394 gene encoding cytohesin-interacting protein, whose product MSSSITYIKKLIRKGSRADSFSCPKPAYKKNYRIQEEHRHTALQTQPQHPSNDSKRESVVMSRKDSEAFGFEIRTYNEQTVNSSDEDVLTCVCSIKENSLAENAGLRTGDVIVSVNSVCVEGFEHQQIVGLIQTSCLLKMEILRGTTVKQKELQKKLHHLQWQLNQKWVELQMLIAQEDRLLRGDLSSTSSQDSCPVSEHPTIPITLP is encoded by the exons ATGAGCTCCTCTATTACCTACATTAAAAAGCTGATCAGGAAAGGGAGCCGGGCGGATTCGTTTTCCTGTCCAAAACCGGCCTACAAGAAAAACTATCGAATCCAAGAGGAACACAGACACACG GCACTGCAAACTCAGCCACAACACCCGAGCAATGACTCCAAACG GGAAAGTGTGGTCATGTCGAGGAAAGACAGTGAAGCGTTTGGATTTGAAATCAGG acTTATAATGAGCAGACTGTAAACAGCAGTGATGAGGACGTGTTAACATGTGTGTGTTCCATAAAAGAAAACAGTCTGGCAGAGAATGCTGGGTTAAGGACAG GGGACGTCATTGTCAGCGTGAACAGCGTGTGTGTAGAAGGTTTCGAGCATCAGCAGATCGTTGGCCTGATTCAAACCTCCTGCCTCTTAAA gaTGGAGATTTTGAGGGGAACTACAGTGAAACAGAAAGAACTCCAAAAGAAACTACATCATCTACAG TGGCAGCTGAACCAAAAGTGGGTGGAGCTGCAGATGCTTATCGCGCAAGAAGATCGTCTCCTAAGAG gtgaCCTAAGCAGCACAAGTTCTCAGGACTCCTGCCCTGTTTCTGAGCATCCCACAATTCCTATCACACTGCCGTAG